In Mycobacterium sp. Aquia_213, the sequence CGCAGTGTGGCGATGGGCAACCGTCGCTGTCTGCCCCGGGGGTTTGACCGACACACCACCTCGACGCCATCGCCGAACCGCTGCGATCGCCGTCTTGAGGCCACGGTGACGGCCTGTTGCCGGATCGGTCCCGGCGAAACCGGGCGCCAGTTCAGCGAACATCCGCTCGCTGCGGGTCTCGGCCGCGTCGTCAGCGGTATCGCGCAAGTAGCGGTCTGGCAGTGACAGTTTGGCGATGGTGCGCCACGTCTTGCCGGACTGCATCAGGAATGATCCTGTGGTGTAAGGCAAGTCGTACTTATCGCACAACGCGCGCACTCGCACCGAGATCTCGTGCAACCGGTTGCTGGGCAGATCGGGATACAGGTGGTGCTCGATCTGATAACACAAGTTGCCGCTCATGAACCGCAACGCCGGTCCGGCGTTGAAGTTGGCACTGCCCAGCATCTGGCGCAGATACCACTCCCCCTGCGATTCGCCGATCATGTCGGTCTTGGTGAATTTCTCTGCGCCATCAGGGAAATGCCCACAGAAGATCACCGCGTCGGCCCAAATGTTGCGGATCACGTTGGCCACGAGGTTGGCCTTGAACGTCGATGTGTAGGTCGCCGCGGGCGAAAGCGCGGTGAACGCCGGGAATGCGACGTAGTCCTTGACCACCTGTCTTCCCGCCTTGACCGCGAACTCGCGTATCTGCACCAGGGTGATCTCGCGGTCCGGGCCACGCTTGAGGACCTTGCCGAGTTCGATGGGCTGGAAGCCGATTCCCCACTCAAATCCCAACGCCAGGATGGTGTTGAACAGTAGGTTGGCGACGTTGTACGGCTTCCAGGGCTGGTCACGGGTGACCCGGAGGATCGCGTAGCCGACATCGTCGTCCATGCCGAGGATGTTCGTGTATTTGTGGTGTTGATAGTTGTGGGTCGACCGCCAGTGTTTTGATGCTCCACTCATGTCCCACTCCCACGTCGTGGAGTGAATCTCGGGATCGTTCATCCAGTTCCACTGACCGTGCATCACGTTGTGGCCGATCTCCATGTTCTCGACGATCTTGGCTAGGCCAAGCGTCACCGTTCCCGCCCACCACGCCGAGCGTTTCGAACTGCCGGCCAGCATGAGCCGGCCGCCCACCTCGAGGGCACGTTGTGCGGCGATGGTGCGGCGGATGTAGCGCGCGTCGCGCTCGCCACGGGATTCCTCGATGTCCAGCCGGATCGCGTCCAGCTCAACACCCAGGGTCTCGATGTCCGCGTCGGTCAGATGGGCGAAGGCGGGAATGTTACTGATCGCCATGAGTTGTCCTTTCTTGGGACTTGATCTGTCGACCGCAGCCACTAGCGCGAAGCCACCGACGGACGCCTTATCGGCAACCGGGGGCGCTACCTCGACGGCTTCAATGCGATAGCTGGCTGGGCGACGGTCCGCACCCAATTGATTTGCACAACAGTGCAATTCGTAGTCTTAGTGAAAGAGAGCTTGGTCAGGAGGTCCCCCGACGAAGCGAGGTTGTTGCAACCGGAGCTGCGGCTGGCCGAGCCGGGCAGTCGCGCCGAGTAACTCTGGCTCCTTAGTAGTAGTGGCGGCGGTCGCCGACCGCGTGTCCCATCCGTTGCATCAACGCCAGTAGCAGGCCGACGACGAGGAGAATCGGCCGGAAAGCCAAAACAACATGGGCTTGGCTGAAAGTCTGAACTACTACAACGGTACACCCACAACACCCTGGGGCGGCGTTGGCGGGGCGATTGTCACCGCTGTCGCCGTGTGGTGGCTTGATGGGTACGGTTCCGAGGCGCACGATGACCGGATGGCTGCTCTCGATGAAAGTCGTTCTGGCCGGACCAGTGACGGATCGGCCGCCCATCATCAGGGACTCCAGGGGGTGAACGCACGATGACCGATTCCGCCACCACCCGGGTCGCGGTCTACCTCGACTTCGACAACATCGTGATCTCCCGTTACGACCAGGTGCACGGGCGCAACTCCTTCCAGAAGGACAAGGCCAAGGGGCTCGACGCGGACCGGCTGCAGTCGGCGACGGTCGACGTCGGCGCCATCATCGACTTCGCGTCGTCGTTCGGCACGCTCGTGCTCACCCGCGCGTACGCCGACTGGTCCGCGGATGTCAACGCCGCCTACCACGGCCAGCTCGTGGGCCGGGCGGTCGATCTCGTTCAACTCTTCCCGGCCGCTGCTTACGGGAAGAACGGCGCCGACATCCGGCTGGCCGTCGACGCGGTCGAGGATATGTTCCGGTTGCCCGATCTGACCCACGTGGTGATCGTCGGCGGCGATTCCGATTACATCGCGTTGGCGCAGCGGTGCAAGCGGCTAGGTAGATACGTCGTGGGCATCGGTGTGGCCGGCGCCAGCAGCCGGTCTCTGGCCGCGGCCTGCGACGAGTTCGTTACCTACGATGCATTGCCCGGGATACCCACTGCTGCAACGGAATCCGCACAACCGAAGAAACGCGACCGACGTCCGAGCACCGCCGCTGAGGCCGACGACGCACCGGCGGATGCGCAGGGCGCGGCCACCGGGTTGCTCGAACGCGCGCTGCGCATCGGCCTGGACAAGGACGACACCGAGTGGCTGCATAATTCCGAGGTCAAAGCCCAGATGAAGCGAATGGACCCGTCGTTCAGCGAAAAAGCCTTGGGCTTCAAATCATTCAGTGACTTCCTGCGGTCTCGCTCCGAGCTGGTCGAGCTCGACGAGACCAGCACCACGCGTTTAGTGCGGTTGCGCGCCGATACGGTTACGTAGCCCGAAGGGCAAGTATCGCGGTCGCCAGTCCACGACGCCCCGCGCCCGGG encodes:
- a CDS encoding fatty acid desaturase family protein, translated to MAISNIPAFAHLTDADIETLGVELDAIRLDIEESRGERDARYIRRTIAAQRALEVGGRLMLAGSSKRSAWWAGTVTLGLAKIVENMEIGHNVMHGQWNWMNDPEIHSTTWEWDMSGASKHWRSTHNYQHHKYTNILGMDDDVGYAILRVTRDQPWKPYNVANLLFNTILALGFEWGIGFQPIELGKVLKRGPDREITLVQIREFAVKAGRQVVKDYVAFPAFTALSPAATYTSTFKANLVANVIRNIWADAVIFCGHFPDGAEKFTKTDMIGESQGEWYLRQMLGSANFNAGPALRFMSGNLCYQIEHHLYPDLPSNRLHEISVRVRALCDKYDLPYTTGSFLMQSGKTWRTIAKLSLPDRYLRDTADDAAETRSERMFAELAPGFAGTDPATGRHRGLKTAIAAVRRWRRGGVSVKPPGQTATVAHRHTATTSDPPQGFSR
- a CDS encoding NYN domain-containing protein, with the protein product MTDSATTRVAVYLDFDNIVISRYDQVHGRNSFQKDKAKGLDADRLQSATVDVGAIIDFASSFGTLVLTRAYADWSADVNAAYHGQLVGRAVDLVQLFPAAAYGKNGADIRLAVDAVEDMFRLPDLTHVVIVGGDSDYIALAQRCKRLGRYVVGIGVAGASSRSLAAACDEFVTYDALPGIPTAATESAQPKKRDRRPSTAAEADDAPADAQGAATGLLERALRIGLDKDDTEWLHNSEVKAQMKRMDPSFSEKALGFKSFSDFLRSRSELVELDETSTTRLVRLRADTVT